The window ATCCGCAGCGTCTTCGGCTTGAACTCCGTACCCTCCATGAAGCCGTCGTGCACCGCGCGCCGCCAGAATGCTTCGAAGTCCGCGCCCTTGTACTGCGATTTCCAGAACGTCCGGACCAGGTCGTAAGACGATGTATCCGGCTGGCCGTTGAACACCGCCAGCACCTCGTGCGCGCTCCGCCCGCCGTACAGCGGCGCGATCAGCGGCTGCACGATGCTCACCATCCCGTCGATCGCTCGCGTGTCGCTCCACTCTTCCAGAAAATGCGCCGCGTTCACGTGCCAGTGCGTGTACACCGAAGTCTCGTTCTGATAGATCCCGTGATGGATGCGCAGCGGCACCTTGCCCATGGCCGCGGTGATGTCCAGATCCGCCGGCGCATCGAACACCGGGTTTCCGCCCAGGATGAGCAGCAACTCCACGTTTCCGGCGCTCATGTCGGCGACCAGTTCCTTGATGGACTCAACCTGGCTGACCGGCCCTTCCACGATCGGGTCGGTGTAGATCACCGTCGTACCCTGCGCGCCCAGTGCGTCGTTCATCGCGTGCGCCAGCGCATGCACCACCGCCGGCTGGTATTCACCGGGAATGATCACCGACTTTCCGCGATGCTGTTGCAGATCTTTCGCCAGCGCGTCCAGCCACGCGCTGTGCTCCGGGCGCACCGTTCCGCCGGCGCTTACTCCCAGCCGCGAAGCCAACGCCCGCGCGTACTGCTCGATCTCCGAAGCGCGCACCGGCAGCCGGTGGTCGGCCTTGAAGCCCGACGTCGTTGGCGTGCTCTCGATGGCGTAGGTTCGGTTCATGCCCGCCGGATTGTCCGGGTTGCGCCGCTTCGCCCACGCGCGCGTGTGCATGGTGAACCCGGGAAAGCCGGCCATCAGGAAGTCGGCATCGAGGGAGACCACGATGTCGGCGTTCTCCAGCAGGTAACGTGTTTCCACCGGCTGCCCAAAGGCCATCTGCGCCCCGCCGCGCGCACCATCGCGGTTCACCGGCTGCCACTGGCTCCACTTCATCTGCGGGAAAAGTCCTTGCAAGCTGCGGATCTGGGCGAGCAGCGTCGGTGACGAGACGGACTGCGTCAGCAAGCGGAATCCTGCGCCGCCGGCCGCTTTCTGCGCCGCGATCGGCCCCTGCATCGCGCCCACGAACGATGACCATGGCCGCACCTCGCCACCGTAGGTGCTTGTCTGCGAGCGATCGGGATCGTATAAATCCAGCAGCGCCGCCTGTGCGTACACGTCGGTCGCCCCCCCGCTTGCCGGATGCTCGGGATTGCCTTCCAGCTTGGTCGGGCGCCCCTCGTAGCTGCACGCCAGCAGCGGCTCCGCGTAACCGCCAAAGTCCATTGCCGTCGCGAAAAACAGTGGCCGCCCGGGAATGATCTCTTCCGGCTGCCGCACGTAGGGGACAATGCTCTCCACCGGCAGCTTGGTGCAGCCGCTCAATCCGGCCAGCGCCAGCGACGCGCTCATCAGTTTGAGAAAATTCCGCCGCGAAAAGTCGCCGCCCGTCCACTCGCTCGCCTGCCGCGGAAATTCCCGGTGCAGCAGTTCTGCGAAGCCCTCGCTGTCTGCCAGTTCCTCCAGGCAGCGCCAGTACTGCGGCCCCTGCGCCGCCTCCAGCTTCGCCCGCACCGCATCGAGATCAAGCGTTGTACCGCTCGCCGGCCGAATCTGCACCAACTCGTCTTGTCTTTCTTCGCTCATCCGCTTTCTATCGAACCCGATTAGCTTTTGCCTAGCTCAGAACTCACACCTCACCAGCAACTCGCAACTTTCTTGCCATCGACCATCGGCCATCGACGCTATTACCAACGACTAACGACACTTCACCGATGGCACGTATCGCAACTCGTGATGGCGTACACGCTCCGCACCCGGAACTTGGACTTCAGATACGTCCCCAGCGACTGCTGGTCGGCAAATTTCTTCCCGTCCATCTCCAGCGGCCTTTCCCCGCTGGGCGGCTCATAGCGCATGTTGAAAATTTCCGCCCGCGGACGCAGGAACTTTTCCGGCGCGCGATGGCAGTTCAGGCACCACTCCATCTGCAGCGAAGCTTCCGCGTACATCAGCGGCATACGGTCCACCGGCCCGTGGCACGACGCGCATCCCACGCCCTTGTTGATATGAATGCTGTGATCGAAATACACAAAGTCGGGGATCTGGTTGGCGCGCTCCCACACCAAGGACTTCCCCGAGCGGAAGCTCTCTCGCACCGGCGCCAGCATCGCGGCGTTGGTCCAGATCTGCGCGTGGCAGTTCATGCAGGTCTTGGTGGGCGGGATACCGGCAAAGCTCGAAACCTCCACCGTCGTGTGGCAGTAACGGCAGTCGATGCCCAGCCCTCCGACATGGTGCTGGTGGCTGAACGGCACCGACTGCGTCCGCGCCACCCCCCGCCAGCTCGTGTACGGCGACCTCTGCACCTGCTCGGCCACAAAAAAGAATGCCGCCACAGCCACCACGCTGAGCGCGATGGACATTCTCGAAATTGTGTTCGTGCTGCGGTGGAATACCTGGGCCATCTATCCGCCCGATCCTCGTCTTGCTGGGTTGCGGGTGCAGCGGTGGAATACATTCCGCCGTAGTCCATCACACGTTATCGTGACGTAGGTCACGAAAACCCGTGATTGTAGCAAATCGTCCCACGACGTTTCTCCGCCGCGGGGCCGCCCAAACGCGCGCAGGAGCCGCCCCCGATGCCGCCATCCGCGTGCTTTCGCCGGCGCCGTTTTGCACCGTTAGGAGAGCCGAAACTTCTTACCCCTGATCAGCAACCGTTGGCCAAGGAAAAATACCGGGCACTTTCCGACGCCAGTTAACAGCCGACGCGCAGTTCGCATCCCACGGTTGTATTGACGCAGATGATCCAGGCCGCTCTGACGCACCAAGAAAATTTCATTCAGACTCGCATCTCTGGCGGATAGTTGCGGAAGATAGAGCGCGGTCCGGTGGGGGGTGTGTTCGCGCTCTTGATTTTCGCTAATGCCCGACTCCGAACTACTGGATGTTCATCACCAGCAGTTTCCTCTCCGTCATCTCCTCGATCGCGTACTTCAGCCCTTCGCGGCCAAGACCGGAATCCTTCACACCGCCGTAGGGCATCTGGTCCATGCGCCAGGTGGGGATGTCACCGGCGATGACGCCGCCGACCTGCAGTTCTTCAAAGGCGCGGAAGATCAGGCGCGCGTCGCGGGTGAACACTCCGGCCTGCAATCCCCAGGGCGAATCGTTGACGCGGCGCAATGCTTCATTGAAATCATCGTAGGGTTCGACAGTCACGACCGGGGCGAAGACCTCCAGACAATTGACGCGCATACCCGGCTTGCTGGCGGTGAGCACCGCCGGTTGCACGAACGAACCTTGACGCTGGCCGCCGCACAGCAGCTTGGCGCCGCCGGCGACCGCTTCCTGGATCCATTCGGCGGCACGGACGGCGTCGGCTTCGCGGATCATCGGGCCAACATCGGTGCCAGCGTCCAGCGGATCGCCGATTTTCAGATCTTTCGCGCCCGCGACCAGGTGGTCGGTAAACTCCTGCATGACTTTGCGCTCGACAAAAATTCGCTGCACCGAGATGCACGTCTGTCCGGCATAACCGAATCCGCCGGTGACGCAACGCTCAGCAGCCTGCTTCAGGTCGGCATCGCCGTGCACGATGCAACCGGCATTGCCGCCCAACTCCAGCACGACGCGCTTCTTGCCGGCTTTCTTCTTCAGCTCCCAGCCAACGGCGGAACTGCCGGTGAAGCTCAGCAGTCTGATGCGCTCGTCGGTGACCAGCGGCGCAGCGTCCTCGTTGCTGAGGTTGAGTACGTTGAGCGCGCCGTCGGGCCAGCCGGCCTGCTGCACGAGCTCGGCGAGCATGAGCGCACTGAGCGGGTCCTGCGGCGGCGGCTTCAGAACGACGGTGCAGCCGCAGGCGATGGCGGGCGCAACCTTGTGCGCCACCAGGTTCAGCGGGAAGTTGAAGGGCGTGATCGCCGAGATCGGGCCCAGAGGAAAGCGCTTCACAATTCCCCAGCGTCCAGTGGCGGCGGGCGCGGTGTCCAGCGGCAGAACCTCACCGTTGATGCGGGTACTCTCTTCGGCGGCGATGAAGAAGGTCGCGATGCCGCGCTCGACTTCGGCGCGAGCCTGCTTGAGCGGCTTGCCGGCCTCGCGCGCCAGCACGGTGGCAAACTCGTCCTTGCGCGCGGCCAGCGCTTCGGCAACGGAGCGCAGCACGCGCTGGCGTTCGTAGGCGGGCAAGCGGCGCGTGGTCTCGAAGGCCTTCACGGCCGCCGCGATGGCGGCCTCGGCGTGGCGCCGCGTGCCGTACACGACGGCACCGACGATCTCCTGATCGTAGGGGGCGCGAATCTGGTGCAGTTCGCCTTCGGAGATCCAGCGTCCGTCGAGGAGGAATCCGAAGCTCTTGACTGGCGTCAGTGTGGTGCTCATGGGGAGATTTTAGTCTCTTCGCGGGTTGTCGGTTTTCGCTCGTTGGTTATCGCTTTTCGATGTCTTGGTACGTAAGTGGTCGGACCAGGAGATACCCCCCTCCCCCTACCTGATCTCTTAGAATCACTATTTTGCGCAGAGTTGGTCTGCAAAATATTGAACAGCATGGACTTATAAGCAAAATCTCGAAAACAAAATGATTCGCTCTGCAACGATAACTTGGGAGAACGATTCGGCGGGAGCGAGCGGACTTCATTCCAGTTCGAGGGTCAGCAAGGCGGGGCAAGAAAGGGAACGTGCACCGATTTCCATTAACCGTTCCGAAGGTAGGAACTGCGTCCAGTGCTATGCTGCCACCGTGAAAAGGCTGGTGTTGACAGCGGCGCTGGTCCTCCTGGACGTGGCGATGGCGTGGGCATGTTCCTGCACGACGCCCGGTCCGGCATGCCAGGCATTTTGGCATACCGATGTTGTGTTTATCGGCGAGGTGACCGCGATCGAGACGACTACTGTGCCTATGGACGTGATGGCAAAGAGTTACCAAGTGCCACAGAAGGAGGTTCATTTCCGGGTGGTTCGAAGCTATCGAGGAAACGTGGGCGCGGAGGCAACCGTGCACACGGGCCTGGGCGGTGGTGACTGCGGCTACAAATTTGAACTCGGGCACTCATATCTGGTTTATGCGTCGCAACGTGACGGTGACATCCGCACCGGCATTTGTTCGCGAACCGCCGAGGCGGAAAAGGCGGCGGACGATATCGCGTGGCTGGATTCGTTGCCGTCACTTGCGAAGAGCGCAACTGCCTTGGGAACAGTAACAACTCAGATCGTGAAAGATCAGGCCTATAAACGGCAACCCATGCCGGGGGTCGGAATCACCGTGACCGACACGAGTGGTCAAGTAACAAGGACAACGACAGATGCAGGGGGCGCGTACTCTGTCACGGGTCTTGCCGCAGGCGAATACAGTGTGGCCGCGATACTGCCGGACGGATTCGTTTCCTCCGGGAGCCCGCGCAAAATCAACCTGCATGAACAAGGGTGTGCTCAAGTTTCATTCTATGCGGCGCCGAACGGAACGATCCGGGGCCGAGTGCTGGATGCGGAGGGCCAAGGAGTAAAGGGAATGCCGGTTGCCCTGAACTTCCTTGAAGACCCGTATCAGATTCGCGACCGGAAGTACCTGACCACGAATAGGATCGCGACGACTGCTGCCAACGGTGAATACGAATTCGATACGCTTCTGCCGGGCAATTACATCGTCATAGCCAATCAATTTGGCGCCACGAAGGAACATCCTTTCCCACGACTGTTATATCCGGGCGTAGAGGATCCCGTGAATGCAAGTCCGGTTTCGATCGGTTTCGCAACAGGAGCACATGACATTGATTTCCGGTTGCCGCCGAAGCTGACGCTCACCTCTATTGAGGTAGAAGTGAAGGACGCCAGCGGCAATGCGGTAGCGAACGCGCGGGTGTTTGCACACGATCAGGAGCTGACCACTTCAGTGTTGTCGCTCACCGGCAACAGCAATGCGATCGGACTTGCCAGCCTGGAGGTGTTCGAGGAGCGTGCCTACTTCATTACTGCAACACTCAACGGAGCCAAAGGCGGTCAGCGCTGCGGTGGGCCCGTCATGTGGAAGAAAGGCATGAAACGGGTGGCTGTGACGATTGAGCGGCTCTACGGCAACTGCATGGCAAGTTTGAAAGACGCACATTAACGGTGGGACAACCGCAAAGGCGCCCGGACTTCAAAGGATTTGCCCTCAGCGGCTAATGCCGAATCATCCTAGGTGCGCGATTTCGCCGGGCTAAGGCCCGGAGCTTCCACCGCTATTGCGCGCCGGAGAGGTCGTCGGCGGGGAGAAGAACGAACTTGCAGTCGGCGGCGGGGGCGCAGGAGAGCGTGCCGCGGCGGAGCAGGCGCGTGGGGGTACTGTCGGGGAAGCTGAACTTAACTTTGGCGGCGCGGAGAGCGTCGGTGAAGGGCTTGAGCTTGTCGCTGCCGCTGATGAAACGCGCGTCTTCGACTTTCGGGCCGGGACCAACGATGAGATAAAAATCGGCCTGCGCGGATTCTTTCACCAGTGGTCCAAGGCCGACGGTGCGCAGCGCTTCCAGCTCGTGGCGGGCCTTCTCTACCAGCGCGTCGATCTTCCCATCAATCATCGGATTCTGGATAGCGCTTTTGCCGGCGACTTTCCCGGCCACCGGTTTCGCGACCGGCTTATCCAGAGTCTTGTCGTCGCTGGACGCGCCAGCTTGCTTATCGCCGGAAGGGGCGAGCAGGGCGGCGAGGCGCTGACGGGTTTCCGGCAGTGGCTTATAGGCGGCGAGGGCCTGGGCATACATGGCAATAGTCTTCTCCTTTTCGCCGCGCTTTTCGAAAATCTGCGCCAGGTGATCGCCGACCTCGCCGTGTTGTCCCAAGAGCCAGGCGGCGGCGATGAATTGTTCGGCCTTGTCGAGATTGCCGCGCTGGAAATACACCCACCCGAGAGTGTCCCACTGCGCCGCCAGCCCGATGACGAGCGCCTGCTGCTCGAGCTGCATGGTGTCGGCGGTGAGATTGCGCAGCGCGGCGGCGGTGGAGGCGACGGCGGATTCGGCGTATTGCTGGGCGAGATCGAGGTGCGTGTTCCTCAGGCTGAGCTGGTAGGCGATGTTGTTCCAGATGCCGGGAGCGGGTGCGATCTTGACGGCGCGGTCGAAGGCGGCGAGCGCCTTGGCGTCGTCGCCGAGTTCGAGTTGCGCCTGCCCGAGGCTGACGAATGCCTGCGCGTCCTGTGGGTTGAGGGACGCGGCTTTTTCCAGTTCGGGGAGCGCCTCGCGGTTTTTGTGCTCCTCCAGGTACATGGCGCCGAGGTTACGGTGGGCAAACTTGTCGAGCGGGTAGACGTCGATCTGCTTCTGAAATGATTCGGCGGCCTTGGCGTAGTCGCGCTTGTCCCACCAGGCGCGGCCAAGATTGTTGAAGGCAAACTCGTCGAAGGGGTTGATCTCGATCTGCTGGTTGTAGGCCTTGATGGCTTCGTCGGTGCGGCGCTGCGCGAGGTAGGCGTTGCCAAGATCGTTCCACGCCGATTTGTGCCGGGGTTCGAGCTCGACGACGCGCTGCAACAAATCGGCGGCGCCGCGATAATTCTGCGCCTGCAGGGCGCTGAGCCCGGCTTCGTACAGCTCCTGCGCCTTGACATTCTCGGGCGGCTTGGGCGAGCCCTGCTGAGTGTTGTCGAGGGCAAGCTGCTGGGCTTCGTCGGCGACAATGGCGCGGCGGAAGGCGGCGTAATCGCGCAGGCGGGCAGCGGGAATTTCGCGGGCGCGCAGGATCATGGCGCGCTCGGTCGTGAAGGTGTTGCCCTTGAGGTCGTAAGCGGCGCGGTACTCAGCGTAGTCGCGCTTCATCTGGAAGGGCAGTGGAGCGCGCGCGGTGAAAGTGGAAGGCAGCTCGATCTTCAGACGCACGGTGATGCTGCCGGGAGCGCCGATCTCGATGGGCTCGGCGGAATTTTCGTCGGCGTCGGAGAGATCGGGCAGGCGCAGCCGGGCGAGCGGCAGGTCGAGCTGCGACTGGCGCTTGGACCAGTCAAGGAAATTGGACTGCGCGATATCGAATTCGAGATGGAGGGGGCCGCGGTTGTCAGAGGGATCGTCAGCTTTCAAGTTGCTGACATCGCCGCGGAGGCCTTCGAGTTGAGCCACCACCTGCGCCAAATCCTTCCAGCGCGCATTTGGCACCTGGCGAAAACCGAGGCGCAGCGGGAGCTCGCTGTCCCCGCTGAACGCCAGGCGCACGTGGGCGGTGAGCTTGCCCAGATCGCTGACCTTGCCTTCGGTTTCGATCACCTGGACGTTGGCGACGGTCGCCTCGGCGGGCGTTTCCACCAATTGCGCTGCGCCGGTAGGAGGAATCACGAGCGCCTTCTTTTTGCGCAAGTTGTAAGTGATCAGGCGGAAGGGCGCGATTTCCGTGGTGGTATCCAGCCAGACCATTTCCTTGCCGATCGGTACCACGCTGATGACGTGATCGAACTGCGAGGGCGAAGGCAGGTCGGGATCGATCTTGCGCTTGGAATTCATCAGCGCGGAGGAAGCGTGAATGCCGATGGCTTCCAGCAGACCTTCGAGCAGGGTGTGCTTGTCCTTGCAGTCGCCGTACTGGTTGGAGAGGACTTCATCAGCGGAGTGCGGCTGATAGCGGCCCAGCCCGAAAGACAGGCTGACGTAACGGAAATCCTTGGCGACGTAATCGTAGATGGCCTGCAACTTCTCCATGTCGGTGTTGTGGCCCTTAACCAGTTCCTCGGCGCGGGCGCGCACGGCGGCGGAGGGCTGGCGGCGGTCGCGTTCCAGGCCGGCATACCAGCGGCCAAGGCTCTCCCAGGAGGCAAAGGTAGTCATTTGCACATCGGGGGGTTCGGGCTGCGCTTTGCGTTTCTTCTTCTTGTCCGTGTCGTCGTCCTCGCGTTGTTTATGCGAGGAAACCCAGCGGTAGATGCGGCGTCCGCCTTCCTCCGTGATGGTGGGTTCGTGACCGGGGAGGGTCTTCAGCTTGACGGCACGGTCGCGCGGAATGTTGACCTCGAGCTGGTCGTCGAGAATGATGCCGGCGTCGAAGAAGTGGTGCTCCATCCAGAATTCGCCGGGCGCCAGCGCCGTGGTGATGGCGGTGACAACCTGGTATTCGAGCACTTCGCCGGGACGGAGGCCGGGAACGGTGACATGCTTCTGATGGTAATCGGTGTAAACCGGCGCTTCGCGCGCGACCGGAGCCGTGAGGTCCTGGACCGCGCTGGCAGACGCGGTGACGACCGTGCCGTCGGACTTGAGGACGCGCACGTAGGGGATCTGCATGCTCTCGTTGGCGGAGTTGTAGCCGAAGACGAGCTGGCCGAGAAGTTCGACCCCAGACTCGCTCTGCACGCGGATACGCGCGGAGGTTTCCTTGCGACCAGTGCCGTCGTTTTCGAAGCGATAGACGGTGCGCTGCAATTCGACGACGTAAGGCTCCTGCGCATAGACATCCTTCTTCGCGGCGTCCGGCACTGGGGGAACGCTTTGGGAGACAGCGGCGGAAGCGAGAAGGAGAAAAACGGCAAATAGCTTCATGGGTATAAAGCAGTTGTATCGCAAATCGTGGACAGTGGCCAGTGTCCAGAGGTCAGTGGTCAGTGGGAACACCAGCCTGCGAAGCGGGCGACAGAATGTGTAGCCCACGGCGTAAGCCGTGGGTGGCAGAACATTTGGGTCGAGCCCGCTTCAGCGG is drawn from Terriglobia bacterium and contains these coding sequences:
- a CDS encoding aldehyde dehydrogenase family protein is translated as MSTTLTPVKSFGFLLDGRWISEGELHQIRAPYDQEIVGAVVYGTRRHAEAAIAAAVKAFETTRRLPAYERQRVLRSVAEALAARKDEFATVLAREAGKPLKQARAEVERGIATFFIAAEESTRINGEVLPLDTAPAATGRWGIVKRFPLGPISAITPFNFPLNLVAHKVAPAIACGCTVVLKPPPQDPLSALMLAELVQQAGWPDGALNVLNLSNEDAAPLVTDERIRLLSFTGSSAVGWELKKKAGKKRVVLELGGNAGCIVHGDADLKQAAERCVTGGFGYAGQTCISVQRIFVERKVMQEFTDHLVAGAKDLKIGDPLDAGTDVGPMIREADAVRAAEWIQEAVAGGAKLLCGGQRQGSFVQPAVLTASKPGMRVNCLEVFAPVVTVEPYDDFNEALRRVNDSPWGLQAGVFTRDARLIFRAFEELQVGGVIAGDIPTWRMDQMPYGGVKDSGLGREGLKYAIEEMTERKLLVMNIQ
- a CDS encoding TAT-variant-translocated molybdopterin oxidoreductase, with protein sequence MSEERQDELVQIRPASGTTLDLDAVRAKLEAAQGPQYWRCLEELADSEGFAELLHREFPRQASEWTGGDFSRRNFLKLMSASLALAGLSGCTKLPVESIVPYVRQPEEIIPGRPLFFATAMDFGGYAEPLLACSYEGRPTKLEGNPEHPASGGATDVYAQAALLDLYDPDRSQTSTYGGEVRPWSSFVGAMQGPIAAQKAAGGAGFRLLTQSVSSPTLLAQIRSLQGLFPQMKWSQWQPVNRDGARGGAQMAFGQPVETRYLLENADIVVSLDADFLMAGFPGFTMHTRAWAKRRNPDNPAGMNRTYAIESTPTTSGFKADHRLPVRASEIEQYARALASRLGVSAGGTVRPEHSAWLDALAKDLQQHRGKSVIIPGEYQPAVVHALAHAMNDALGAQGTTVIYTDPIVEGPVSQVESIKELVADMSAGNVELLLILGGNPVFDAPADLDITAAMGKVPLRIHHGIYQNETSVYTHWHVNAAHFLEEWSDTRAIDGMVSIVQPLIAPLYGGRSAHEVLAVFNGQPDTSSYDLVRTFWKSQYKGADFEAFWRRAVHDGFMEGTEFKPKTLRITNNTSLISSLRTELSGQGPLPLPGVDMSKPEDSSFEIAFRHDPCVYDGRFANNAWLQELERPVTKLTWDNVVFISPADAQRLGVPPGQDTTMVKLSYRGREVEAPLWPQAGQPDGCLTAFFGYGRTRAGRTGNDHGFNAYKVRPSDALNFGSGAKVSKTGATYKVASLQGYQALEGRNIVRAAPLETYQEMPNFAHENNIAPPRQDTLYPDYQYKEYAWGMEIDLNSCVGCNACIVACQAENNIPVVGKEQTLRGRKMHWLRVDGYYEGDPANPRMYFEPLPCMQCEDAPCEVVCPVGATVHSSEGLNDMVYNRCVGTRYCQNNCPWKVRRFNFLLFNDWNTPQTKMVRNPEVTVRSRGVMEKCTYCVQRITNGRIAAEEAGRRVRDGEIQTACQQVCPANAIIFGDINDRNSSVRRLKRHPRNYGVLEELNTRPRTTYMAAVLNPNPEIPATNRQQQPEQNF
- a CDS encoding cytochrome c family protein, encoding MAQVFHRSTNTISRMSIALSVVAVAAFFFVAEQVQRSPYTSWRGVARTQSVPFSHQHHVGGLGIDCRYCHTTVEVSSFAGIPPTKTCMNCHAQIWTNAAMLAPVRESFRSGKSLVWERANQIPDFVYFDHSIHINKGVGCASCHGPVDRMPLMYAEASLQMEWCLNCHRAPEKFLRPRAEIFNMRYEPPSGERPLEMDGKKFADQQSLGTYLKSKFRVRSVYAITSCDTCHR
- a CDS encoding carboxypeptidase regulatory-like domain-containing protein gives rise to the protein MKRLVLTAALVLLDVAMAWACSCTTPGPACQAFWHTDVVFIGEVTAIETTTVPMDVMAKSYQVPQKEVHFRVVRSYRGNVGAEATVHTGLGGGDCGYKFELGHSYLVYASQRDGDIRTGICSRTAEAEKAADDIAWLDSLPSLAKSATALGTVTTQIVKDQAYKRQPMPGVGITVTDTSGQVTRTTTDAGGAYSVTGLAAGEYSVAAILPDGFVSSGSPRKINLHEQGCAQVSFYAAPNGTIRGRVLDAEGQGVKGMPVALNFLEDPYQIRDRKYLTTNRIATTAANGEYEFDTLLPGNYIVIANQFGATKEHPFPRLLYPGVEDPVNASPVSIGFATGAHDIDFRLPPKLTLTSIEVEVKDASGNAVANARVFAHDQELTTSVLSLTGNSNAIGLASLEVFEERAYFITATLNGAKGGQRCGGPVMWKKGMKRVAVTIERLYGNCMASLKDAH
- a CDS encoding DUF3857 domain-containing protein, which gives rise to MKLFAVFLLLASAAVSQSVPPVPDAAKKDVYAQEPYVVELQRTVYRFENDGTGRKETSARIRVQSESGVELLGQLVFGYNSANESMQIPYVRVLKSDGTVVTASASAVQDLTAPVAREAPVYTDYHQKHVTVPGLRPGEVLEYQVVTAITTALAPGEFWMEHHFFDAGIILDDQLEVNIPRDRAVKLKTLPGHEPTITEEGGRRIYRWVSSHKQREDDDTDKKKKRKAQPEPPDVQMTTFASWESLGRWYAGLERDRRQPSAAVRARAEELVKGHNTDMEKLQAIYDYVAKDFRYVSLSFGLGRYQPHSADEVLSNQYGDCKDKHTLLEGLLEAIGIHASSALMNSKRKIDPDLPSPSQFDHVISVVPIGKEMVWLDTTTEIAPFRLITYNLRKKKALVIPPTGAAQLVETPAEATVANVQVIETEGKVSDLGKLTAHVRLAFSGDSELPLRLGFRQVPNARWKDLAQVVAQLEGLRGDVSNLKADDPSDNRGPLHLEFDIAQSNFLDWSKRQSQLDLPLARLRLPDLSDADENSAEPIEIGAPGSITVRLKIELPSTFTARAPLPFQMKRDYAEYRAAYDLKGNTFTTERAMILRAREIPAARLRDYAAFRRAIVADEAQQLALDNTQQGSPKPPENVKAQELYEAGLSALQAQNYRGAADLLQRVVELEPRHKSAWNDLGNAYLAQRRTDEAIKAYNQQIEINPFDEFAFNNLGRAWWDKRDYAKAAESFQKQIDVYPLDKFAHRNLGAMYLEEHKNREALPELEKAASLNPQDAQAFVSLGQAQLELGDDAKALAAFDRAVKIAPAPGIWNNIAYQLSLRNTHLDLAQQYAESAVASTAAALRNLTADTMQLEQQALVIGLAAQWDTLGWVYFQRGNLDKAEQFIAAAWLLGQHGEVGDHLAQIFEKRGEKEKTIAMYAQALAAYKPLPETRQRLAALLAPSGDKQAGASSDDKTLDKPVAKPVAGKVAGKSAIQNPMIDGKIDALVEKARHELEALRTVGLGPLVKESAQADFYLIVGPGPKVEDARFISGSDKLKPFTDALRAAKVKFSFPDSTPTRLLRRGTLSCAPAADCKFVLLPADDLSGAQ